The Salipiger profundus DNA window AGCTGGCTGGTGTGGAACCTGACCGGCGGGCGCGTTCATGCGACGGATGCCACGAACGCCGCGCGCACCATGCTTTACGACATTCACAAAGGGCGCTGGTCCACGACAATCTGCGCGCGGCTCGGGATCCCCGCCTCGATGCTGCCCGAGGTCCACGACTGCGCCGCTGATTTCGGCGACACCCGGCCCGATCTTTTCGGTCGGCCAATCCCGATCCTGGGCATCGCGGGCGACCAGCAGGCCGCCGCCGTAGGACAGGCCTGTTTCCAGCCGGGCATGTTGAAATCGACCTATGGGACCGGGTGCTTTGCCCTGATCAATACCGGCGACGTCGCCGTGCGGTCACGCCACCGCCTGCTTACCACCATCGCCTACCAGCTGGAGGGCCGGCCCACCTACGCCCTTGAAGGGTCGATCTTTATTGCGGGCGCGGTGGTGCAATGGCTGCGCGACGGGCTGAAGGTGATCCGCCACGCGGAGGAAACGCAAGGGCTCGCGGAAACGGCGGATCCCGATCAGAAGCTGATCCTCGTCCCCGCCTTCACCGGGCTGGGCGCGCCCTATTGGAACGCAGAATGTCGCGGGGCGGTGTTTGGCCTGACCCGCGCCTCGGGGCCTGCGGAATTTGCCCGCGCGGCGTTGGAAAGCGTCGGGTTCCAGACCCGGGACCTGCTGGATGCAATGCGCGCCGACATGGCCCAAGGTATGTCGGAAACGCCTGTCGCCTCGTTGCGGGTGGACGGTGGGATGAGCCACTCGGATTTTGCGATGCAGTTTCTCAGTGACATCATCGGCGCGCCGGTGGATCGCCCGAAGGTGGTGGAAACCACTGCGATGGGGGCAGCATGGCTGGCAGGGGCCCGCGCGGGGCTTTACCCAGATCAGGCGGCCTTCGCCGCGGATTGGGCGCTGGACCGCCGGTTCGAAGCGGCAATGCCCGCAGAGCGGCGCGAAGCGCGGCACGCCGCATGGCTGCGCGCGGTCACGGCGACGCTGTCGGCCTGAACGCGGAACATTCTTGGGACACTTCCGCCCTCCTGCATACAGACCGCATCATGCCGGAGCAGGGGGGGGGCGAGGCTTCGGACGTCCCCGCGCCCGCGACAGTCAGGAAGACTGGGGTCTGATGCCGGAGGGGGCAGAATCCTACGCTAAGGCTGAGTTTTGGCCGGATTTCGCTGCAGCGTCCTGTAGACGGTCGGTCTTGAGACGGCAAAGAGCTCAGCGAGATCGCTGATGGAATATTCGCCGGAGGCGTGCATCCGGCTCAGTTCTTTTTGTTGTTTTTCCGAGAGTTTCGGCTGCTTTCCCCGAAGCTTGCCCCTGGCTCGGGCGATGGCCATACCTTCGCGGGTACGCATGCGGATGAGGTCGGCCTCGAACTCGGCGAAGGTGGCGAGGATGTTGAAGAACATCTTTCCCATCGGGTCGGTCGGATCGTAGACCGATGCGCCGAGGGCAAGCTTGACGCCCTTCTTTTCCAACTGATCCGCGATGGCCCGTGCGTCCGGGACCGAGCGCGCAAGGCGATCGAGTTTCGGCACGACCAGCACGTCGCCTTCTCGCACAGCAGCAAGCGCTTGGTCGAGACCGGGGCGGGCGCGGTTCGTGCCGGTCAGGCCATGGTCCGTGTAGATGCGGTCTACGGTGACCCCAAGCTCTGCAAGGGCAGCACGTTGCGCTGTCAGGTCCTGACGGTCGGTGGAGCAGCGGGCATAGCCAATTTTGGTCACGGTCATGTAGCGAGTGTACGGATAAGGGGCGGCATGTGCGAATCAAATCGTACCATCTATACGAGATAGGATGGAGTGCGGTTTCCTTACCGCTCCCAACCCTCTCGACACATGTCCGCTCACCGATCCCCTTACGGACGGTCGTCCACCGCGATTTCCTGAAAGGTCGCCATGCCAAGACGCAGCATCCTGACCGCCCGGCAAAGGGCGGCATTGTTCGACCTGCCGACCGATGACGCGTCGATGCTGCGCCACTACACGCTGGCAGACGACGATCTGGAGATCGTCCGCGCCCGTCGTCGTCCGCACAACCGCTTCGGTTTCGCCCTGCAGCTCTGCGCGCTTCGGTATCCGGGGCGGCTGCTGGCGCCGGGCGAGGTCATTCCGCTGGCGGTCACGCGCTTTCTGGCAGCGCAGCTCGGGATGAGGCCTGACGATCTGGCCGGGTATGCGACCCGGGAAGAGACCCGGCATGAGCACCTGGCCGCCTTGCGCGAGATCTATGGCTACAAGATGTTCGCGGGCCGTGGGGCACGTGACCTGAAAATATGGCTTGAGGATGCCGCCGAAGCCGCCCGGTCGAACGAGGATCTGGCACGGCGCTTCGTCGAGCAGTGCCGGGCAACCCAGACCATCTTCCCGGGGATCACGGTCATCGAGCGGCTTTGCGCGGAGGCGCTTGTCGCGGCCGAGCGCCGGATCGACGCCCGGATCGGTGGCCGGCTGGACGATGCCATGCGAGCACGTCTCGATGCCCTCCTGACCGAAGATGCGGGCGGCTCGGTCACGCGGTTCGTCTGGCTGCGCCAGTTCGAAACCGGGCAGAATTCGGCCGACATGAACCGCCTTCTGG harbors:
- a CDS encoding recombinase family protein; the encoded protein is MTVTKIGYARCSTDRQDLTAQRAALAELGVTVDRIYTDHGLTGTNRARPGLDQALAAVREGDVLVVPKLDRLARSVPDARAIADQLEKKGVKLALGASVYDPTDPMGKMFFNILATFAEFEADLIRMRTREGMAIARARGKLRGKQPKLSEKQQKELSRMHASGEYSISDLAELFAVSRPTVYRTLQRNPAKTQP
- the glpK gene encoding glycerol kinase GlpK, which produces MRHILAIDQGTTSSRAILFDEQMRVTASAQEEFPQYFPSSGWVEHDPSDLWSTTAATCRAAVEKGRAGGAEIAAIGITNQRETTLVWDRTTGQPVYNAIVWQDRRTAEMCRRLRDEAFEDTVTDRTGLLLDPYFSATKIKWILDNVEGARARAEAGDLIFGTVDSWLVWNLTGGRVHATDATNAARTMLYDIHKGRWSTTICARLGIPASMLPEVHDCAADFGDTRPDLFGRPIPILGIAGDQQAAAVGQACFQPGMLKSTYGTGCFALINTGDVAVRSRHRLLTTIAYQLEGRPTYALEGSIFIAGAVVQWLRDGLKVIRHAEETQGLAETADPDQKLILVPAFTGLGAPYWNAECRGAVFGLTRASGPAEFARAALESVGFQTRDLLDAMRADMAQGMSETPVASLRVDGGMSHSDFAMQFLSDIIGAPVDRPKVVETTAMGAAWLAGARAGLYPDQAAFAADWALDRRFEAAMPAERREARHAAWLRAVTATLSA